In Cellvibrio polysaccharolyticus, a genomic segment contains:
- a CDS encoding aminotransferase-like domain-containing protein: protein METRYQQLANELHDLIRQGSFQPGDRLPGVRQLGKQRNLSIATVMSAYRLLQDQGLLESRERSGFYVRARHNEQRPQPRFLNSTTAPALVTGQDMVLQLIKAANNPAMVQLGTAIPAPEFLPTRAIEQALIRAARHHRVRSANYEFSPGAPELRRQIARRMAEAGCGVNPDNLVITNGGQEALSIALRAVTKPGDVVAIESPAFYGLLQVLESLGIEALEIPSHPQTGMAIDALELAINRWPVKACVVVPNFSNPQGYCMPVDNKQRLVQLLDSRNIVLIEDDIYGDLAFSGHRPPLCMGMTKTNNVILCSSVSKTLSPGLRIGWIAAGRFQQRVEYLKYVLNVATPTLPQLAVADLFESGVYERHLRKVRRNYAQAIAQMTQRLLEYFPEGTRIPAPKVALCSGWNYRITWTPLISPAKPWRKVSVLHRALSFHPASSTVILFGCPARWCGARALKKR, encoded by the coding sequence ATGGAAACCCGCTACCAGCAACTGGCTAACGAACTACACGACTTGATCCGACAGGGCAGCTTTCAGCCTGGCGATCGCCTGCCCGGCGTGCGACAACTGGGTAAACAACGTAACCTGAGTATTGCCACGGTTATGTCAGCCTACCGCTTGCTGCAAGATCAGGGTTTACTGGAAAGTCGCGAACGCTCCGGTTTTTACGTTCGCGCTCGGCACAACGAACAGCGCCCGCAACCCCGCTTTTTAAACAGCACCACAGCCCCGGCATTGGTCACCGGGCAAGACATGGTGCTGCAATTAATTAAAGCGGCGAACAACCCGGCGATGGTGCAACTGGGAACGGCAATACCTGCCCCGGAATTTTTACCCACACGCGCGATTGAACAGGCGCTGATACGCGCGGCTCGCCACCACCGGGTGCGCTCGGCCAATTATGAGTTCTCGCCTGGCGCACCCGAGTTGCGTCGGCAAATTGCGCGGCGCATGGCCGAAGCCGGTTGCGGAGTGAACCCCGACAATCTGGTTATTACCAACGGCGGCCAGGAAGCTTTAAGTATTGCCTTGCGCGCGGTTACCAAACCGGGCGATGTTGTCGCGATTGAGTCGCCCGCCTTTTATGGTCTGTTGCAAGTGCTGGAGTCGCTCGGCATTGAAGCACTGGAAATCCCCTCTCATCCGCAAACCGGTATGGCGATTGATGCGCTGGAACTGGCAATCAACCGCTGGCCTGTAAAAGCCTGTGTGGTGGTGCCCAATTTCAGCAACCCGCAAGGTTACTGCATGCCGGTAGACAACAAGCAGCGATTGGTACAACTGCTGGATAGTCGAAATATTGTTTTGATTGAAGATGATATTTACGGTGACCTGGCTTTTTCAGGACACCGGCCGCCGCTATGTATGGGCATGACCAAAACCAACAACGTTATTTTATGCAGCTCGGTATCAAAAACCCTGTCACCCGGTTTACGCATCGGCTGGATTGCCGCCGGCCGCTTTCAGCAGCGCGTCGAGTATTTGAAATATGTGCTGAACGTTGCCACACCCACCCTGCCGCAACTGGCCGTAGCCGATTTGTTTGAAAGCGGTGTTTACGAACGGCACTTGCGCAAAGTACGCCGCAACTATGCACAAGCCATTGCGCAGATGACGCAGCGCTTGCTGGAATATTTTCCGGAAGGAACACGCATTCCCGCCCCGAAGGTGGCTTTGTGCTCTGGCTGGAATTACCGGATTACGTGGACGCCTTTGATCTCGCCCGCAAAGCCCTGGCGCAAGGTATCAGTATTGCACCGGGCCCTATCTTTTCACCCGGCCAGCAGTACCGTAATTTTATTCGGCTGTCCTGCGCGCTGGTGTGGAGCCCGCGCATTGAAAAAGCGTTAA
- a CDS encoding PhzF family phenazine biosynthesis protein — protein sequence MKFPMYIVDAFSSSADPFSGNPAAVCILSENRSSAWMQQVAAEMNLSETAFLQRRDGDSWNLRWFTPRCEVDLCGHATLAAAHVIWRELGDSRWDLLFHTRSGLLTASKAEAMISLDLPADPPQKLDVAPEALTRLLGQAPYWVGQGRHFLLAVVEDARLVRNLQPDMSLVASLPALGLIVTAPGDEPGLDMVSRFFAPRMGVPEDPVTGAAHCVLAVYWSTRLGKNRLQAFQASQRTGRLGLEITGDRVYLLGRTRTQLAGEFRG from the coding sequence ATGAAATTCCCTATGTATATTGTTGATGCTTTTTCTTCATCGGCTGATCCTTTTAGTGGCAACCCGGCAGCGGTATGCATATTGTCTGAAAACCGGTCTTCGGCGTGGATGCAGCAGGTAGCAGCAGAAATGAATTTGTCAGAAACCGCGTTTCTGCAACGTCGGGATGGTGATAGCTGGAATTTGCGCTGGTTTACTCCCCGTTGCGAAGTGGATTTGTGCGGCCATGCCACCCTGGCGGCGGCGCATGTGATCTGGCGGGAGCTGGGCGATAGCCGCTGGGATTTGTTGTTTCATACCCGCAGCGGCTTGCTCACCGCGAGTAAGGCGGAGGCGATGATTTCGCTCGATCTGCCCGCAGACCCGCCGCAAAAACTGGATGTGGCACCCGAAGCGCTGACGAGGTTATTGGGGCAAGCGCCTTACTGGGTGGGGCAGGGGCGGCATTTTTTATTGGCTGTGGTGGAAGACGCCCGGCTGGTGCGTAATCTTCAGCCCGACATGTCGCTGGTAGCATCGCTGCCTGCGCTCGGGCTTATTGTTACGGCGCCTGGTGATGAGCCGGGGTTGGATATGGTGTCCCGCTTTTTTGCGCCTCGCATGGGTGTGCCGGAAGACCCTGTCACCGGAGCAGCGCATTGTGTGCTGGCGGTGTATTGGTCAACGCGGCTGGGCAAAAACCGCTTGCAAGCCTTTCAGGCCTCGCAACGTACCGGAAGGCTCGGGTTGGAAATTACTGGAGATCGGGTTTATTTGTTAGGCCGCACCCGAACACAACTGGCCGGTGAATTTCGCGGTTGA
- a CDS encoding DUF2975 domain-containing protein, with translation MNVQQHERIARIKQLSHYLYLCLTGIYYLLQVLCPLAVIFALVSIGGKFTFMGVVSINNTELFFLQRLIIAIVMIIIFFLILKLTHHFRELIRHFANGDIFNKKAIEHARKALMNGLVIYGVYLSGMFAGWVYTFIKYPSILISINGGFIVGFIFFGLMYVLLWALEIGCDINEESELTI, from the coding sequence ATGAATGTTCAGCAACATGAGCGCATCGCTCGCATTAAACAGTTAAGTCATTATCTGTACCTATGTCTGACCGGGATATATTACTTACTTCAGGTTTTATGCCCTTTGGCAGTGATTTTTGCTTTGGTCAGTATTGGGGGTAAATTCACATTTATGGGGGTTGTTTCGATTAATAATACAGAACTATTTTTTCTGCAACGCCTCATCATTGCGATAGTTATGATCATTATTTTTTTCCTGATATTGAAACTTACCCATCACTTTCGTGAGTTAATTCGGCATTTTGCCAATGGTGATATTTTTAATAAAAAAGCTATAGAACATGCTCGCAAGGCTTTAATGAATGGGCTTGTAATCTATGGGGTGTACTTGAGCGGTATGTTTGCGGGCTGGGTTTATACTTTTATAAAATATCCATCGATATTAATTTCAATCAATGGTGGTTTTATCGTTGGGTTTATATTTTTTGGTTTGATGTATGTATTGCTGTGGGCGCTCGAAATCGGGTGTGACATCAACGAAGAATCCGAGCTGACAATATAA
- a CDS encoding helix-turn-helix domain-containing protein: MPIIVNLDVVLAQRKMRLNTLAELVGITPQNLSVLKTGKAKAIRFDTLDKICEVLSCQPGDILAFTKDSIPDS, encoded by the coding sequence ATGCCAATTATTGTTAATTTGGATGTCGTTCTCGCCCAAAGAAAAATGCGTCTGAATACTTTGGCGGAACTGGTGGGTATAACTCCACAAAACCTTTCGGTACTCAAAACCGGCAAAGCCAAGGCCATACGTTTTGATACCCTGGATAAAATCTGTGAAGTGCTGTCGTGTCAGCCGGGAGACATTTTGGCCTTCACGAAAGACTCTATTCCTGATTCCTAG
- a CDS encoding formylglycine-generating enzyme family protein: MNWLKLFSIGLLFSYSSHSLAEKNYIVPSMVTIPAGIFTMGSNIGEPTKVPHFPEYIVKVDTFQLSQYEVTIKEFRKFVEATNYEASSECWTRKTGTRHVEFLPGSWKSPQNAPSDFHPVMCIGQKDAKAYITWLSHKTGTKYRLPSEAEWEYAARAGSKEDYFFGGDEKNLCEYANVFDESGARAFERDIGLDWTGVDCNDHAEYTSIVGVYQPNAFGLFDMIGNVGEYVEDCEHANYNGAPSDGSAWVTECGRQQFFFGMIRFDKKIIHRGGNYSSNGAWSRLFVRGHAGESNPSSLGEGFRLAQDIEEDTSILSAHRESTYIFLKELYRAQQQFRESLENSSK; this comes from the coding sequence ATGAATTGGTTAAAATTATTTTCAATCGGTTTGCTATTTTCATACTCAAGCCATTCGCTGGCAGAAAAAAACTACATTGTTCCGTCTATGGTAACTATTCCGGCGGGAATATTTACTATGGGAAGCAACATCGGAGAACCGACCAAGGTACCTCACTTTCCTGAGTATATTGTGAAAGTTGATACATTTCAGCTTTCACAATATGAAGTCACAATCAAGGAGTTTCGAAAATTTGTCGAGGCGACAAATTATGAGGCTAGCTCCGAATGCTGGACCCGAAAAACAGGAACGAGACATGTTGAATTCTTGCCGGGAAGCTGGAAATCGCCCCAAAATGCCCCCTCCGATTTTCACCCGGTAATGTGTATTGGACAAAAGGATGCAAAGGCATACATTACCTGGTTGTCGCATAAAACGGGGACAAAATACCGGCTTCCTTCCGAGGCAGAGTGGGAATATGCCGCCAGAGCGGGTTCAAAGGAGGATTATTTTTTTGGTGGCGATGAGAAAAATTTGTGTGAATATGCAAATGTTTTTGATGAGTCTGGAGCGCGCGCATTTGAGCGCGATATAGGTTTGGATTGGACGGGGGTTGACTGTAATGACCATGCGGAATACACCTCAATTGTGGGCGTGTACCAGCCAAATGCTTTTGGACTCTTCGATATGATTGGTAATGTGGGAGAGTATGTAGAGGATTGCGAGCACGCCAATTACAACGGCGCTCCATCAGACGGCTCAGCCTGGGTAACTGAGTGCGGTCGGCAGCAATTTTTCTTCGGAATGATCAGGTTTGACAAAAAAATTATTCATCGTGGCGGCAATTATAGTTCAAATGGAGCATGGAGCCGTCTTTTTGTGAGAGGGCATGCCGGCGAGTCCAACCCCAGTAGTCTTGGTGAGGGGTTTCGACTTGCTCAGGATATTGAAGAGGATACATCCATTCTTTCAGCGCATCGGGAAAGCACTTATATATTTTTAAAAGAACTCTATCGCGCGCAGCAGCAATTCAGGGAGTCGCTGGAAAACTCCTCAAAATGA
- a CDS encoding DUF72 domain-containing protein yields MRETTHPHDGFFMQKSLFGEQEPLFEKPLIKSGTPVEPLVAEAELMALADALPAHLRLGTSSWNYPGWNGLVWDGEYTANHLSRQGLTAYSQHPLFRTVSIDRSFYRPLNVAQFAEHASQVGPDFRFVVKAPSLVTDALVRDESGRGMRANATFLNAAEAVQKFVEPALEGLGSKLGALVFQISPLPGQLLMRMPEMINRLHRLLKAIPDLRSIAPDGVVAVEVRDPQWLVPQFVQALRDAGATYCMGLHPKMPPIAEQLPILRALWPGPLVCRWNLNALHGAYGYEEARDLYLPFNRMVDPDLETRSALVRVIAGTAGAGQNVYVTLSNKAEGSAPLSIIELARAIRLNVQGIGNK; encoded by the coding sequence ATGCGTGAAACCACGCATCCGCACGATGGATTTTTTATGCAAAAGTCGCTGTTCGGTGAACAGGAACCTCTTTTCGAAAAACCGCTAATAAAATCCGGCACCCCGGTTGAACCCCTGGTAGCCGAAGCAGAATTAATGGCGCTGGCCGATGCGTTGCCGGCCCATTTGCGGCTGGGCACATCATCGTGGAATTATCCGGGCTGGAATGGTTTGGTGTGGGATGGCGAATACACCGCCAATCATTTATCCCGCCAGGGTTTAACCGCTTATTCGCAGCACCCGCTGTTTCGCACGGTGAGTATTGATCGCAGTTTTTATCGTCCGTTGAACGTTGCGCAATTTGCCGAACACGCCTCGCAAGTCGGGCCGGATTTTCGCTTTGTGGTCAAAGCACCCAGCCTGGTCACCGATGCGCTGGTGCGCGATGAATCCGGCCGGGGCATGCGCGCCAATGCCACCTTCTTAAACGCCGCTGAAGCCGTACAAAAATTTGTTGAACCCGCGCTGGAAGGCCTGGGCAGCAAACTCGGCGCACTGGTTTTTCAAATCAGCCCGCTGCCCGGACAATTGCTAATGCGCATGCCGGAAATGATTAACCGGCTGCACCGTTTATTAAAAGCCATTCCGGATTTACGCAGCATTGCACCGGATGGTGTGGTGGCCGTAGAAGTACGCGACCCGCAGTGGCTGGTGCCGCAATTTGTGCAAGCACTGCGCGATGCCGGCGCAACTTATTGTATGGGGCTACACCCCAAGATGCCGCCGATTGCCGAGCAGTTACCGATTTTACGTGCGCTCTGGCCCGGCCCGCTGGTATGCCGTTGGAATTTGAATGCGCTGCACGGCGCTTACGGTTATGAAGAAGCGCGGGACTTGTATTTACCTTTTAACCGCATGGTTGATCCCGATCTGGAAACCCGCTCCGCTCTGGTTCGCGTCATTGCCGGCACCGCAGGCGCCGGGCAAAATGTTTACGTCACACTCAGCAATAAAGCCGAAGGCTCGGCGCCACTGTCGATTATTGAACTGGCTCGTGCCATTCGTCTGAATGTTCAGGGCATCGGCAACAAATAA
- a CDS encoding GGDEF domain-containing protein, protein MRDQRFLSWVAAGYIIPSLALSAQSLMTNAQLADWSVVIATFYLFGSWAVAQGMAVRNGSHAHPCIALLIAAITLALLFYFSHIDDRLWFRIVILNAGIALVQLLAVRSLFARPTPEDLSERVLNISYSVSIAYTLARPLVVYSFVPAVDMDNLTRSNLWLLMLATSVLLCLWFALVVFAITVRDILLKVSDERYRDSLTLLLNRRGFFESAKIFMSQPGDQRYFLLVCDIDHFKHINDNWGHLEGDQVLQVVSRTLLTNVRGGDLVARFGGEEFVMLMKGNNMTDASSLAERIRYQLEQTTFSHSAEKVTGSFGLVEVNSLQDLPAAIGRADALLYQAKNAGRNQICVTA, encoded by the coding sequence TTGCGCGACCAGAGGTTTTTATCCTGGGTAGCCGCCGGCTACATCATCCCTTCCCTGGCATTAAGCGCGCAAAGTTTGATGACCAATGCGCAATTGGCTGACTGGTCGGTTGTCATTGCGACCTTTTATTTATTTGGCTCCTGGGCAGTCGCGCAAGGCATGGCAGTGCGCAACGGCAGCCACGCCCATCCTTGTATTGCACTGCTAATCGCCGCTATAACACTGGCCCTGTTGTTCTATTTTTCCCATATTGATGACCGCTTGTGGTTCCGTATCGTCATTTTAAATGCCGGTATTGCACTGGTGCAGCTATTGGCCGTGCGCAGCCTTTTTGCGCGCCCAACGCCGGAAGACTTGTCTGAGCGGGTGTTGAACATTTCCTACAGCGTATCCATTGCCTACACGCTTGCCCGCCCGCTGGTGGTTTACAGCTTTGTGCCAGCAGTGGATATGGATAACCTGACCCGCTCCAACTTATGGCTGTTGATGCTGGCAACCAGTGTGCTGCTTTGCCTGTGGTTTGCGCTGGTGGTATTTGCCATCACAGTGCGGGATATCCTGTTAAAAGTGAGTGATGAACGTTATCGCGACTCGCTCACTCTGCTGCTGAACCGGCGTGGTTTTTTTGAATCTGCCAAAATTTTTATGAGCCAACCCGGCGACCAGCGGTATTTTTTGCTGGTGTGCGACATTGATCATTTCAAACACATCAATGACAACTGGGGTCATCTGGAGGGTGATCAGGTACTGCAAGTAGTCAGCCGCACCCTGCTGACCAATGTCCGGGGCGGCGACCTGGTTGCCCGTTTTGGGGGCGAGGAATTTGTTATGTTGATGAAAGGCAACAACATGACCGATGCCAGCAGTCTGGCGGAACGTATTCGCTACCAACTGGAACAAACCACCTTCAGCCACAGCGCTGAAAAAGTTACCGGCAGTTTTGGTCTGGTTGAAGTCAACTCGCTTCAGGATCTCCCCGCCGCCATCGGCCGCGCCGACGCGTTGCTCTACCAGGCAAAAAACGCTGGCAGAAACCAGATATGTGTTACCGCCTGA
- the metF gene encoding methylenetetrahydrofolate reductase [NAD(P)H], with protein sequence MNDSSPRLSFEFFPTRTAEGKEKLLTVRNQLNAFAPDFFSVTYGAGGSTRENTKGVITSLREAGIAAAPHLSFGGDDEETILQLLREYKDMGVERIVALRGDVPSGIGGTYQLVYANELVAFIRKHFGDDFHLEVAAYPEIHPQAKSYSDDVRYLKGKFDAGANSAITQYFFNPDSYFYFIDQCQKQGITQPIYPGIMPILNYRNLTRFSDTCGAEIPRWLRKALENYGDDEASMRSFGIDLVTELCEVLLENDAPGLHFYTMNQTEPTAQIVTNLGLIPTE encoded by the coding sequence ATGAACGATTCAAGTCCGCGTTTAAGTTTTGAGTTTTTTCCAACGCGTACCGCGGAAGGCAAAGAAAAACTGCTTACTGTGCGCAATCAGTTGAATGCCTTTGCACCGGACTTTTTTTCGGTGACTTACGGCGCAGGTGGCTCTACTCGCGAAAATACCAAAGGCGTTATCACCTCATTGCGTGAAGCCGGCATCGCGGCTGCACCGCACCTGTCTTTTGGTGGCGATGACGAAGAAACCATTTTACAATTGCTGCGCGAATACAAAGACATGGGCGTTGAGCGTATTGTCGCGTTGCGTGGTGACGTGCCCTCCGGTATCGGCGGCACTTACCAGTTGGTGTATGCCAACGAGCTGGTGGCTTTTATTCGCAAGCATTTCGGTGATGACTTCCACCTCGAAGTTGCAGCCTATCCGGAAATTCATCCGCAGGCCAAAAGCTACAGCGATGATGTGCGTTACCTGAAAGGCAAGTTTGATGCGGGCGCCAACAGTGCCATCACCCAGTATTTCTTCAACCCGGATTCTTACTTCTACTTTATTGACCAATGTCAGAAGCAAGGCATCACCCAGCCGATTTACCCCGGCATTATGCCCATTCTCAACTACCGCAATCTGACCCGTTTTTCAGACACCTGCGGAGCAGAAATTCCCCGCTGGTTGCGCAAGGCGCTGGAGAACTACGGCGACGATGAAGCCAGCATGAGAAGTTTTGGTATTGATCTGGTCACCGAGCTGTGCGAAGTGCTGCTGGAGAACGATGCGCCAGGCCTGCATTTTTACACCATGAACCAGACCGAGCCGACCGCTCAAATCGTTACCAATCTGGGCCTGATTCCTACCGAGTAA
- the ahcY gene encoding adenosylhomocysteinase produces the protein MSFTDYKVAAKTAEQFALDANWGRKEIDIAEGEMPALMALRRKYKNSQPLKDARILGCIHMTIQTAVLIETLVELGAEVRWSSCNIFSTQDHAAAAIAAAGVPVFAWKGETEEEFWWCIEQTILKDGQPWNANMILDDGGDLTQILHEKYPHLLDNIHGISEETTTGVHRLADMLKKGELKVPAINVNDAVTKSKNDNKYGCRHSLNDAIKRGTDHLLSGKKALVIGYGDVGKGSAASLRQEGMIVKVTEIDPICAMQACMDGFEVVSPYNDGLNTGNYEDINHIVLGTTDLIVTTTGNVNVCDSAMLRALKRSAVVCNIGHFDSEIDTAFMRKNWEWEEVKPQVHKVYRDKATNDHLIILSEGRLVNLGNATGHPSRIMDGSFANQVLAQMYLFERKFADLPADQKNEHLYLRVLPKKLDEEVAKDMVEGFGGVITRLTPQQAEYISVEVEGPFKPDAYKY, from the coding sequence ATGAGTTTTACAGATTATAAAGTTGCCGCTAAAACCGCCGAGCAGTTTGCATTAGATGCTAACTGGGGCCGTAAGGAAATTGATATTGCTGAAGGCGAAATGCCCGCACTGATGGCATTGCGTCGCAAGTACAAAAACAGCCAGCCGCTGAAAGACGCGCGTATTCTTGGCTGTATTCACATGACCATTCAAACCGCCGTGTTGATTGAAACACTGGTTGAACTGGGCGCAGAAGTGCGTTGGTCGTCGTGCAATATTTTCTCTACCCAGGATCACGCTGCCGCTGCTATTGCTGCTGCCGGCGTTCCGGTATTTGCCTGGAAAGGCGAAACCGAAGAAGAGTTCTGGTGGTGTATTGAGCAGACCATTCTAAAAGATGGCCAGCCATGGAACGCCAATATGATTTTGGACGATGGCGGCGATTTGACCCAAATCCTCCACGAAAAATATCCGCATCTGCTGGATAACATTCACGGTATTTCTGAAGAAACCACCACCGGTGTGCACCGTCTGGCTGACATGCTGAAAAAAGGCGAGTTGAAAGTTCCAGCTATCAACGTGAACGATGCCGTTACCAAAAGCAAAAACGACAACAAATACGGTTGCCGTCACAGCCTGAACGATGCTATCAAGCGCGGCACCGACCATTTGCTGTCGGGTAAAAAAGCGTTGGTTATTGGTTACGGCGATGTGGGTAAAGGTTCTGCTGCGTCTCTGCGTCAGGAAGGCATGATTGTTAAAGTGACCGAGATCGATCCGATTTGTGCCATGCAGGCGTGTATGGACGGTTTCGAAGTGGTGTCTCCTTATAATGACGGTTTGAACACCGGCAACTACGAAGATATTAACCACATTGTTCTCGGCACCACCGATCTGATTGTAACCACCACCGGTAACGTAAACGTGTGTGACTCAGCCATGTTGCGTGCTCTGAAGCGCAGCGCTGTGGTTTGTAACATTGGCCACTTCGACAGCGAAATCGATACTGCTTTCATGCGCAAAAACTGGGAGTGGGAAGAGGTTAAACCGCAAGTACATAAAGTGTACCGCGATAAAGCCACCAACGATCATTTGATTATTTTGTCTGAAGGCCGCCTGGTTAACCTGGGCAATGCCACCGGTCACCCGTCGCGTATTATGGATGGTTCTTTTGCCAACCAGGTGCTGGCACAAATGTATTTGTTCGAACGCAAGTTTGCTGACTTGCCGGCCGATCAGAAAAATGAGCATTTGTATTTGCGCGTATTGCCGAAAAAACTGGACGAAGAAGTGGCCAAAGACATGGTGGAAGGTTTCGGCGGTGTTATTACTCGCCTGACACCACAACAAGCGGAATACATCAGTGTAGAAGTGGAAGGCCCGTTCAAGCCGGATGCTTACAAATACTAA
- the metK gene encoding methionine adenosyltransferase: MSEYAVFTSESVSEGHPDKMADQISDAVLDAIIKDDPHARVAVETLVKTGMAIVAGEVRTSTYVDLEDLIRQVILDIGYNSSDVGFDGASCAVLNAIGKQSSDIAMGVDEAEEKDLGAGDQGLMFGYATNETDVLMPAPIYYAHRLVERQAYLRKNNVLPWLRPDAKSQVTLRYENGKPVAVDAVVLSTQHSPNVSQADIREMVREEIIKKVLPAEWLHAGTQYHINPTGQFIIGGPVGDCGLTGRKIIVDTYGGMARHGGGAFSGKDPSKVDRSAAYAGRYVAKNIVASGLADRCEIQVSYAIGVAEPTSISVNTFGTGKLSDAEIINLVREHFDLRPRGLIAMLDLRRPIYRQTAAYGHFGRELPDFTWEKTDKADLLKKAL, encoded by the coding sequence ATGTCTGAATATGCCGTTTTTACGTCCGAGTCTGTATCCGAAGGCCATCCCGACAAGATGGCGGATCAGATTTCCGATGCCGTTCTCGATGCCATCATTAAAGACGATCCACACGCGCGTGTTGCCGTTGAAACCCTGGTAAAAACCGGCATGGCGATTGTTGCCGGTGAAGTGCGTACTTCTACCTACGTTGATTTGGAAGATCTGATTCGTCAGGTAATTCTGGATATCGGCTACAACTCCAGCGACGTGGGTTTTGATGGTGCGTCCTGTGCGGTATTGAACGCAATCGGTAAACAATCTTCCGATATCGCCATGGGCGTAGACGAAGCCGAAGAAAAAGACCTCGGCGCTGGCGACCAGGGTTTGATGTTTGGTTATGCCACCAATGAAACCGATGTGCTGATGCCGGCACCGATTTATTACGCACACCGTTTGGTAGAGCGTCAGGCTTATTTGCGCAAAAACAATGTGCTGCCCTGGTTGCGCCCGGATGCAAAAAGTCAGGTGACTTTGCGTTACGAAAATGGCAAGCCGGTTGCAGTGGATGCAGTGGTATTGTCTACCCAGCATTCACCGAATGTTAGCCAAGCTGATATTCGTGAAATGGTGCGTGAAGAAATTATTAAAAAAGTGTTGCCTGCCGAGTGGTTGCACGCTGGCACCCAATATCACATTAACCCAACCGGTCAGTTCATTATTGGCGGCCCGGTGGGCGATTGCGGTTTGACCGGTCGTAAAATTATTGTAGACACCTACGGCGGTATGGCTCGTCACGGTGGCGGCGCCTTCTCTGGTAAAGACCCATCAAAAGTGGATCGCTCTGCCGCTTATGCCGGTCGTTATGTGGCGAAGAATATTGTCGCTTCCGGTTTGGCAGATCGCTGCGAAATTCAGGTGAGTTATGCCATTGGTGTGGCCGAGCCGACGTCAATTTCCGTGAATACCTTTGGTACCGGTAAATTGTCTGATGCGGAAATTATTAATCTGGTGCGCGAGCATTTTGATTTGCGTCCGCGCGGTTTGATTGCGATGCTGGATTTACGCCGCCCGATTTATCGCCAGACCGCTGCTTACGGCCATTTTGGTCGTGAACTGCCGGATTTCACCTGGGAAAAAACTGACAAGGCTGATTTGTTGAAGAAAGCGCTTTAA
- a CDS encoding metalloregulator ArsR/SmtB family transcription factor, with product MLITSLQATSETLDDPDFSLPALLKAAGDPLRLDILRVLAQDSFGVLELSGLFGVKQSGMSHHLKVLAGAGLLTTRREGNSIFYRRASFAPDHPLAALQQQLFQTLDQRPIADYLAVQLASLQAERSEASRQFFLDNAHKFRAQQDLIASYPVYAEHISQLLHNTPLPATSRALEVGPGEGEFLAVLAQRFDQVIALDNADSMLEKSQQFANKHALGNITFIGGDTAVLAKHAVAVDCIVVNMVLHHTPSPADIFQHLADALCTGGALLITDLCRHEQTWARETCGDLWQGFEPQDFSRWAKAAGLEEGQSVYVALRNGFQVQLRQFFKPG from the coding sequence ATGTTGATTACCAGCCTTCAGGCCACGTCTGAAACCCTCGACGACCCCGATTTTTCGCTTCCAGCCCTGTTAAAGGCGGCGGGCGATCCTTTGCGTCTGGATATTTTGCGCGTACTGGCGCAAGACTCTTTCGGGGTGCTGGAGCTGAGCGGATTGTTTGGCGTCAAGCAGTCTGGCATGAGCCACCATTTAAAGGTGCTGGCCGGTGCAGGGTTACTGACCACCCGTCGCGAGGGGAATTCCATCTTTTACCGTCGCGCCAGTTTTGCCCCGGATCACCCGCTGGCGGCATTGCAGCAGCAGTTGTTTCAAACGCTGGATCAACGCCCGATTGCCGATTATCTGGCCGTTCAACTGGCGAGCTTGCAGGCAGAGCGCAGCGAAGCATCGCGTCAGTTTTTTCTGGATAACGCCCATAAATTTCGTGCCCAGCAGGATTTGATTGCCAGCTACCCGGTGTATGCCGAGCACATCAGCCAGTTGTTGCACAACACGCCGCTGCCGGCCACTTCCCGCGCGTTGGAAGTTGGTCCCGGTGAAGGTGAATTTTTGGCAGTGCTGGCGCAGCGTTTTGATCAGGTGATTGCGCTGGATAATGCCGATAGCATGTTGGAAAAATCGCAGCAGTTCGCCAACAAACATGCGCTGGGCAATATCACCTTTATTGGTGGTGATACGGCGGTGCTGGCAAAACATGCGGTCGCGGTGGATTGTATTGTGGTGAATATGGTGTTGCACCATACGCCTTCACCCGCCGATATTTTTCAGCATTTGGCGGATGCGTTATGCACCGGCGGTGCGTTGTTGATTACCGATTTGTGTCGTCACGAACAAACCTGGGCACGCGAGACGTGTGGTGATTTGTGGCAGGGTTTTGAGCCGCAGGATTTTAGCCGTTGGGCGAAAGCAGCCGGGCTGGAAGAAGGACAGAGTGTTTATGTTGCGCTGCGCAATGGTTTTCAGGTGCAGTTGCGACAGTTTTTTAAGCCTGGTTAA